Within Rhododendron vialii isolate Sample 1 chromosome 12a, ASM3025357v1, the genomic segment TTCACTCTGACTATATGGCCGCTTCATTGTCTCCATCAACCCCTTAAGATCATGGTCCATGTATTCCATCACCATAAAGATACTATCAAGATTGCTCCCAACCACAACTTCCTTAACATCCACAATAGATGGGTGATGAAAAGAAAGGAGGATGTTTATTTCCCGCAAAGCAGTCAAAGGAaaaccttctctttctttttccatctTGACCTTCTTCAATGCAACAATAGCTCCTGTGTCCCTATCTTTGGCTCTATAAACAACCCCATAAGTTCCTTCGTCAATCTTGTTCAATCTCTCAAAAACATTAACACTTCTACACTCCTCAAGCATGTTTACTGTTCTTTTTGGTGGGACCACAGGCTCTGGGGTACCATGAGAATCATGTTCATCCCCAGAATCTGTATCTGATTGGCTGAAATTAGTGCCATTCTTATCATGATTGTCATCTATCTCCATGTAATCATTCTTGTCAGAATCACTGGCCGGGTAATTATCTCTGCCAGAAGATCTAACACAGTATCTTTCTTCGTCAGTTTCCGCTGATCTCGCCCTAGTTCCTCCATGTGCTTCTCTATTAAGTTCCCCGGGTTCGGGAGTTAATGATTTACTCCGTATCCTCAACTCGTCTGACTTAGAAAGACGTGTTTCCTTCTTCCTCCTAGGCATTTCTTCATCATATATTTCACCTTCATCAGCTGGGGAATTGGCATCATCTGCCCATCTCGAGGCTGAGATATTCCGTGCAGAAGAGTAAACTTGATCATCTAAATGTTCCGATTCATGAAATTTACCCCATTGCTGCTCCTTAAGTGGAGAAGTAGGTAAATCTACTGGGGAATCAGTTACATCAACCATGGGTGAGCCAAGCTCCACAGGAGGCTTGTCTGGCAAAGGTTCTGAATATTGACGATTTCGATCCTTCAGTGGAGAAATTTCGACAACCCCAAGTGGAATACCATTAGGTGATTGACGGTAGGACTTGAGCAGCGATGTTGGGCGAGGGACACGAGTGGTAGCTGGGGCAGTTCCTCCATTTAATGTATCCTTACCATCTCTATCCCAAACAATTGGTGAAAACTTCCTCTTCTTACTTTCAGCATGTGACTGAGTCCAATTCTCTAAATTAGAACCCCCGATTGTTTTAACTAATCCAGAATCAATAGCCTCATCAGAACCACTTTCGCTCGACAATTCACCCGGCTCACGGTCCACAGGTCTTACCAAAAACTCACACCGCCTCGGACCACCCTCACTGGCACCTGAATCACTCCTACTCGAAGCAGAGCGATAACCACCATTAATAGCATCCCTCTCCTTAATATCTTTCTGCCTAACTCTAACCCTATTATCCCTCGACCCCCGGTCATGATCCCGAACGCTCTCACGGTCACGATCACCATTTCTAATTCCATCATACTCACCCCGCAAAAAGTTCCGCCTCGAAGCTGCAAAATCAGACTCCCGCTCACTCAACTTGCTATCCTGATAATCCCCGCGTCTACCTGCTGCCATATGTATCCAATCCCTAGCACTCCCCacagaaattttcaaattttcctcTAAATTCGCTTACCCTTCACACTCCCCCCTGCAACTACCCCGAACAACAACTTCTCCgtattttgattattattattccataaaaagaaaccctaacaATCActcaaaaaaacccaaaacaatttctttttattctttcgtGCCCTAAATTCGAGAGAACACAATTCGAGACACCAGATCGAACCAACCACAGATCTGATAACAAATTAATACAATTGAGAACGCAAACACAGCGTACAACAACTCAAAAATGTATTTTAACAGCTCCTAACAGCATAAAGAGGGGATCGATagtgaaaccctagaaaacgaAGAGAAACGGAGACACAGTGCGATAAAACCTAGAAAGTGTGGGTAGGTAATTGcgtttttctctctcacatGTGGAGTGAGATTGGAAGGGGCTTACCGATTGAGCGATGCGATTGAAGAGAGAGGGTGGGGCGACGGCGCAGAGATTGTAGAGCGAGAGAGGGATATCTCCAAATCGGGAGTGGGAGAGGGACGCGTGGCTGCGATGTCGCAAGTGTTTAAAAA encodes:
- the LOC131312154 gene encoding cyclin-dependent kinase G-2-like isoform X1 is translated as MAAGRRGDYQDSKLSERESDFAASRRNFLRGEYDGIRNGDRDRESVRDHDRGSRDNRVRVRQKDIKERDAINGGYRSASSRSDSGASEGGPRRCEFLVRPVDREPGELSSESGSDEAIDSGLVKTIGGSNLENWTQSHAESKKRKFSPIVWDRDGKDTLNGGTAPATTRVPRPTSLLKSYRQSPNGIPLGVVEISPLKDRNRQYSEPLPDKPPVELGSPMVDVTDSPVDLPTSPLKEQQWGKFHESEHLDDQVYSSARNISASRWADDANSPADEGEIYDEEMPRRKKETRLSKSDELRIRSKSLTPEPGELNREAHGGTRARSAETDEERYCVRSSGRDNYPASDSDKNDYMEIDDNHDKNGTNFSQSDTDSGDEHDSHGTPEPVVPPKRTVNMLEECRSVNVFERLNKIDEGTYGVVYRAKDRDTGAIVALKKVKMEKEREGFPLTALREINILLSFHHPSIVDVKEVVVGSNLDSIFMVMEYMDHDLKGLMETMKRPYSQSEVKCLMLQLLEGVRYLHDNWVLHRDLKTSNLLLNNSGELKICDFGLARQYGSPLKPYTHLVVTLWYRAPELLLGAKQYSTAIDMWSLGCIMAELLSKEPLFNGKTEFDQLDKIFRTLGTPNETIWPGFSKLPGVKVNFVKHQYNLLRKKFPATSFTGSPVLSDAGFDLLNKLLTYDPEKRITAEDALKHEWFREVPLPKSKEFMPTFPAQHEHDRRSRRMRKSPDPLEEQRRKELQQGELGTGGLFGYM
- the LOC131312154 gene encoding cyclin-dependent kinase G-2-like isoform X2 — protein: MAAGRRGDYQDSKLSERESDFAASRRNFLRGEYDGIRNGDRDRESVRDHDRGSRDNRVRVRQKDIKERDAINGGYRSASSRSDSGASEGGPRRCEFLVRPVDREPGELSSESGSDEAIDSGLVKTIGGSNLENWTQSHAESKKRKFSPIVWDRDGKDTLNGGTAPATTRVPRPTSLLKSYRQSPNGIPLGVVEISPLKDRNRQYSEPLPDKPPVELGSPMVDVTDSPVDLPTSPLKEQQWGKFHESEHLDDQVYSSARNISASRWADDANSPADEGEIYDEEMPRRKKETRLSKSDELRIRSKSLTPEPGELNREAHGGTRARSAETDEERYCVRSSGRDNYPASDSDKNDYMEIDDNHDKNGTNFSQSDTDSGDEHDSHGTPEPVVPPKRTVNMLEECRSVNVFERLNKIDEGTYGVVYRAKDRDTGAIVALKKVKMEKEREGFPLTALREINILLSFHHPSIVDVKEVVVGSNLDSIFMVMEYMDHDLKGLMETMKRPYSQSEVKCLMLQLLEGVRYLHDNWVLHRDLKTSNLLLNNSGELKICDFGLARQYGSPLKPYTHLVVTLWYRAPELLLGAKQYSTAIDMWSLGCIMAELLSKEPLFNGKTEFDQLDKIFRTLGTPNETIWPGFSKLPGVKVNFVKHQLPALGDYGITYYVRNFLLHLSLDHQFYLMLDLTC